The Amycolatopsis japonica nucleotide sequence ACGCGCTGACCGAACAGGAGGCGCTCGACATCCTCCGCGCCGCCGAACCCGGCCGCGCCGAGCGGATCGCCAAGATCGAGCGCGACGGCTACCGCGCGTACAGCACTTCCCCCGGCTGGCTCGGCTACTCGGACGCGAAACTGGTCCGGCTCGCCGAACAGGCGGTCGCGGACGGCTTCGAGATGATCAAATTGAAGGTCGGCGGGAATCTCGAGGACGACGTCCGCCGGATGAAGCTCGCCCGCGAGACCGTCGGCCCGGACATCCGGGTCGCCGTCGACGCGAACCAGCGCTGGGACGTCTCGACCGCGATCACCTGGATGACCGCGCTGGCCCCGTACGACCCGTACTGGATCGAAGAACCCACCTCGCCGGACGACGTGCTCGGGCACGCCGCGATCGCCAAGGCGCTCGCCCCGATCCGGGTGGCCACCGGCGAGCACGTCCAGAACCGCGTGGTGTTCAAGCAGCTGCTGCAGGCGGGCGCGATCTCGGTACTGCAGCTGGACGCCGCCAGGGTCGGCGGGTTCAACGAGAACCTGGCGATCCTGTTGCTGGCGGCCAAATTCGGCGTCCCGGTCTGTCCGCACGCCGGTGGCGTCGGGCTGTGCGAACTCGTCCGGCACCTGTCGATGTTCGACTTCGTGGCCGTGTCCGGGAGCGACACCGACCGGTCCATCGAATGGGTCGACCACCTCCACGAGCACTTCACCGATCCGGCCGCCGTCGTCGACGGCCGCTACGTCGCCCCGTCCGCGCCGGGCTTCTCGGCCCGGATGCACGACGCGACCCTGCGCCGGTTCACCTTCCCCGACGGTCCAGAGTGGACGGAGACAAACCAGTGAGTGAGTTCGAAGGCCTCGTCGCCGCCGTCACCGGCGGTGCCTCGGGAATCGGCAGGGCCACCGCCGACCTGCTCGCCGCGCGAGGGGCGAAGGTCGCGGTGCTCGACCTGAATCCCGGCGACCTTCCCGAAGGCCTCACCGGATTCCGCTGCGACGTCGGCTCCGACAAGGAGGTTCGGTCGGCGATCGACGCGGTCGCCGAGCGATTCGGCAGGCTCGACGTCCTGGTCAACAACGCGGGTATCGGCGCGCAGGGCGACGTCACCGCCAACAGCGACGACGAATGGCACCGGGTGCTCGACATCAACGTCGTCGGCATGGTGCGGCTCGCGCGGGCGGCGTTGCCGCATCTGAAGAACTCGCCGTCGGCCGCGATCGTCAACACCTGTTCGATCGCCGCGTGGGCGGGCCTGCCCAACCGCGCGCTGTACTCGGCCAGCAAGGGCGCGGTGCTCTCGCTGACCCTGGCGATGGCGACCGATCACCTCGCCGACCGGATCCGCGTCAACTGCGTCTGCCCCGGCACCGCGGACACGCCGTGGGTCGGCAGGCTGCTCGACGCCGCGGGCGATCCGGAGGCCGAACGCGCCGCGCTGGCCGCCCGTCAGCCGATGGGCAGGCTGGTCACCGCGGACGAGGTCGCGAACGCGGTCGTGTATCTCGCCAGCCCGCTGTCGGCTTCGACCACCGGCACGGCGCTCGCGGTCGACGGAGGGATGTACGGGTTGCGTCCGCGCGGCCCGGTCCACCACCAGTAGTTTCGCTGCCATCAAGGAGGATGCGGTGCGTACGAGGGTGATCAAGGTGGCCGCCGCGGCCACCGCGCTCGGGCTGGCGCTGTCGGCCTGTGGGTCCACTAAGAACAACGCAGCCACTGCTCCCCAGGGCGGGGGCGGCAAGGTCGGCGCGACGATCCCGTTGCTGACCTCGCCGTTCTGGCAGGCCTACAACAACTACGTACCGCAGAAGGCGAAGGAACAGGGCGTCGAGGCGCTGCCCACGGTCAACGCGGACAGCGATCCGGCGAAGCAGATCACCGACATCAACACCTTGCTCAACCAGGGCGTCAAGGGCCTGGTCGTGACGCCGCTGGACTCCGCCGCCGTCGTGGCCGGCCTCAAGGCGGCGGAGAACAAGGGTGTCCCGGTGGTGGCCGTCGACGTGGCGCCGGAGG carries:
- a CDS encoding enolase C-terminal domain-like protein translates to MAKIVGMEVLDVRFPTSRELDGSDAMNPDPDYSAAYVVLHTDGGPDGYGLAFTIGRGNDVQAAAIRALEPHVVGRDVPTDAAALGDLSRALVGDSQLRWLGPEKGVAHMAIGAVVNAAWDLAARIAGLPVWRFAAEMSPEDLVSLVDFRYLSDALTEQEALDILRAAEPGRAERIAKIERDGYRAYSTSPGWLGYSDAKLVRLAEQAVADGFEMIKLKVGGNLEDDVRRMKLARETVGPDIRVAVDANQRWDVSTAITWMTALAPYDPYWIEEPTSPDDVLGHAAIAKALAPIRVATGEHVQNRVVFKQLLQAGAISVLQLDAARVGGFNENLAILLLAAKFGVPVCPHAGGVGLCELVRHLSMFDFVAVSGSDTDRSIEWVDHLHEHFTDPAAVVDGRYVAPSAPGFSARMHDATLRRFTFPDGPEWTETNQ
- a CDS encoding SDR family NAD(P)-dependent oxidoreductase — translated: MSEFEGLVAAVTGGASGIGRATADLLAARGAKVAVLDLNPGDLPEGLTGFRCDVGSDKEVRSAIDAVAERFGRLDVLVNNAGIGAQGDVTANSDDEWHRVLDINVVGMVRLARAALPHLKNSPSAAIVNTCSIAAWAGLPNRALYSASKGAVLSLTLAMATDHLADRIRVNCVCPGTADTPWVGRLLDAAGDPEAERAALAARQPMGRLVTADEVANAVVYLASPLSASTTGTALAVDGGMYGLRPRGPVHHQ